TTTAAGGTAACTACTTGCCATCGCGGTGATGATGCAGTTGATCTTATTCAATCACTCAACCCCGATATTGTTTTACTTGATGGCATGTTGCCAGGTATGGATGGGCTCGACGTTTGTAAAACAGTACGAGCCACCTTTGATAACCCTATTATTATGATCACCGCACGTGATGAAGAAATTGATGAAGTGCTTGGGCTTGAAATGGGGGCCGATGATTATATTACTAAACCCGTGAGAGCCAGAGTATTATTAGCCCGTATTCGAGGGTTACTTCGTCGAGAAGATAAATCTAGAACAGCAGATAAAAGTAACGTTCAGCAGTTAACGGATGAACAACTTGAATCCAAAGGCGTATTAAAATTTAGTGGTTTGGTCATTAGT
The DNA window shown above is from Colwellia psychrerythraea 34H and carries:
- a CDS encoding response regulator, with the protein product MTAQARPHILLVEDDIDLAEWIADYLIGREFKVTTCHRGDDAVDLIQSLNPDIVLLDGMLPGMDGLDVCKTVRATFDNPIIMITARDEEIDEVLGLEMGADDYITKPVRARVLLARIRGLLRREDKSRTADKSNVQQLTDEQLESKGVLKFSGLVISEQARSVTLDGESIKVSSNEFDVLWFLATKAGQVVSRKELVSHFRGFDYDGFDRSIDLRISRLRKKLKDDSSEPFRIKTIWGKGYLFANDVW